Proteins found in one Amblyraja radiata isolate CabotCenter1 chromosome 45, sAmbRad1.1.pri, whole genome shotgun sequence genomic segment:
- the LOC116968498 gene encoding LOW QUALITY PROTEIN: histone H1-like (The sequence of the model RefSeq protein was modified relative to this genomic sequence to represent the inferred CDS: inserted 1 base in 1 codon), with protein sequence MTETAAAEAAPQAVPAAQTKAPKKKKAPARKKAAGPKLSDQIDNIVADCHDRRGMSFYAIKKGLAAKGVDVEKCRHLIKTGIKRKLVNGSLVQIKGVGASGSFKTGQGEGAVKSAKKAVPAAKTSKNKKSTSKKTPTKKLLAKKSTIKISLMKKSPSKKVVAKKPALKQMAAKKSSPKKAXAEKTKKAVVKKAKAAKKPVKGQAKTKSAKPKKAVSKK encoded by the exons ATGACCGAGACCGCAGCCGCCGAAGCGGCTCCTCAAGCCGTCCCCGCCGCCCAAACCAAGGCTCCCAAGAAGAAGAAGGCGCCCGCCCGGAAGAAGGCAGCCGGTCCGAAGCTGAGCGACCAGATCGACAACATTGTGGCGGATTGCCACGATCGCCGAGGGATGTCTTTCTATGCGATAAAGAAGGGACTGGCCGCCaagggtgtggatgtggagaagtgCCGCCACCTGATCAAGACGGGCATCAAGAGGAAATTAGTAAACGGTTCCCTGGTTCAGATCAAGGGCGTGGGCGCCTCGGGTTCTTTCAAGACCGGTCAGGGAGAAGGCGCCGTGAAGTCGGCAAAGAAAGCGGTTCCAGCAGCCAAAACCTCCAAGAACAAGAAATCAACGTCCAAAAAAACCCCGACCAAGAAATTACTGGCAAAAAAATCAACCATCAAAATATCATTGATGAAGAAATCTCCCTCCAAGAAAGTTGTGGCCAAGAAACCAGCGCTTAAACAAATGGCGGCGAAGAAATCATCGCCCAAGAAGG GCGCCGAAAAAACAAAAAAGGCCGTAGTCAAAAAGGCGAAGGCGGCCAAGAAGCCGGTAAAAGGCCAGGCGAAGACCAAATCGGCGAAACCCAAGAAGGCAGTGAGCAAAAAGTGA
- the LOC116968530 gene encoding histone H3, giving the protein MARTKQTARKSTGGKAPRKQLATKAARKSAPATGGVKKPHRYRPGTVALREIRRYQKSTELLIRKLPFQRLVREIAQDFKTDLRFQSSAVMALQEASEAYLVGLFEDTNLCAIHAKRVTIMPKDIQLARRIRGERA; this is encoded by the coding sequence ATGGCCCGGACCAAGCAGACAGCGCGCAAATCGACCGGAGGGAAAGCTCCTCGCAAACAGCTGGCGACCAAAGCGGCGCGGAAGAGCGCTCCAGCCACGGGCGGAGTGAAGAAGCCTCATCGCTACAGGCCCGGCACCGTGGCTCTGAGGGAGATCCGGCGCTACCAGAAATCCACAGAGTTGCTCATCCGCAAACTGCCCTTCCAGCGCCTGGTGCGGGAGATCGCTCAGGACTTCAAGACAGACCTGCGCTTCCAGAGCTCGGCCGTCATGGCCCTGCAGGAGGCCAGCGAGGCTTACCTGGTGGGGCTCTTTGAGGACACCAACCTGTGCGCAATCCACGCCAAGCGAGTCACCATCATGCCCAAAGACATCCAGCTGGCCCGCCGCATCCGCGGGGAGCGCGCCTAA